The following are from one region of the Streptomyces fradiae genome:
- a CDS encoding archease: MGPDPSAGRSGHRGVPHTADLRVEAWAPTREECLAQAVRGVCASFLDLTGAAGVHRRDVEVRADRDEDVLVALLDEVVYRLDTEGEVPVEVELVPVDGGVRGVLWTADAGTLPVTGAAPKAVTLHETVMTRGPGGWTCSVTLDV, encoded by the coding sequence GTGGGACCGGACCCTTCGGCGGGCCGCAGCGGGCACCGCGGCGTGCCGCACACGGCGGACCTGCGGGTGGAGGCATGGGCTCCCACCCGGGAGGAATGCCTCGCCCAGGCCGTACGGGGCGTCTGCGCCTCGTTCCTGGATCTGACGGGGGCGGCGGGGGTCCACAGGCGGGACGTGGAGGTACGGGCGGACCGGGACGAGGACGTCCTGGTCGCTCTGCTCGACGAGGTGGTGTACCGGCTGGACACGGAGGGCGAGGTCCCGGTCGAGGTGGAACTCGTCCCCGTGGACGGAGGCGTGCGGGGCGTCCTGTGGACAGCTGACGCCGGGACGCTTCCGGTGACGGGCGCCGCGCCGAAGGCCGTCACACTGCACGAGACCGTGATGACCCGGGGACCGGGCGGCTGGACCTGTTCGGTGACGCTCGACGTGTGA